The Staphylothermus marinus F1 genome has a segment encoding these proteins:
- a CDS encoding AAA family ATPase, whose amino-acid sequence MNNKILGFSKYWVEINNWILPTLDHIGLTLWGMIKKHASEYRGIRYSLEKFGELKIIHYIGSRASHDLGKTFIGESVLSKENNKIVKEYSWPEIKKVLRKIFLDNGISSDTIDQYFIAIRRIIRPSRSDRFFLFRLAEYRKYENPVKYDQVRDIISHITWTGRYLVPIRPEDYEAIHSRGLEKTKPRQQPSRPSLIDYREFREYVLRNNGFYADSILNSIVSGYNKGKHLLLVGPPGTGKSYLTELLADYLNYELVSSTASSTWTRYDFIGGPIISSKGFKWRSGVFLLALAKHIEYMNESSGNTKFRGVLLLIDELNRCEADKVLAEFFTIYPGVDPSQWRLPQTLIDEIKSYDDKDEAAEIILKYIRANNSLPWGFRVIATINTWDITHLYTLGYALLRRFHIIRVFPQKISDSEEEVLKRIVFNKARKVLKEISNVDNQRLSEVAEELTKIYKIFINNNFPLGIAYIIESVIDAYNLITMNISKDIKNAVDEALSRSLASILDPEISKIMIPKKYIDALVNIKKVGKLDDYRGLVEMVDSIVSKF is encoded by the coding sequence TTGAATAACAAAATATTGGGGTTTTCAAAATATTGGGTTGAAATAAATAATTGGATACTTCCTACCCTGGATCATATAGGGTTAACGCTATGGGGCATGATTAAGAAGCACGCATCAGAATATAGGGGGATAAGATATTCTCTCGAAAAGTTTGGTGAGCTTAAAATAATCCACTATATCGGATCTAGAGCTAGTCATGATTTAGGTAAAACCTTCATAGGCGAATCAGTTCTTAGTAAAGAGAATAATAAGATTGTAAAGGAGTATTCTTGGCCAGAGATCAAAAAGGTGCTTAGGAAAATTTTCCTCGATAATGGTATTAGTTCAGATACTATTGACCAGTATTTCATTGCTATTAGGAGAATAATACGTCCATCAAGGAGTGATCGTTTCTTCTTGTTTAGACTGGCTGAGTATCGTAAATATGAAAATCCAGTCAAGTATGATCAAGTTAGAGATATTATTAGCCACATCACATGGACTGGGAGATATCTAGTACCTATTAGGCCTGAGGATTATGAAGCAATACACTCTAGAGGATTAGAGAAAACAAAGCCTAGACAACAGCCTTCTCGTCCAAGCCTCATTGATTACAGGGAATTCAGAGAATATGTATTGAGAAACAACGGTTTCTATGCGGATAGCATCTTAAACAGCATTGTTTCAGGTTATAATAAGGGTAAACACTTATTATTGGTGGGGCCACCAGGTACTGGTAAATCGTATTTAACAGAACTTCTTGCTGATTATCTCAACTATGAATTGGTAAGCAGTACTGCTTCTTCTACATGGACCCGGTACGACTTCATAGGGGGACCAATTATTTCTTCCAAAGGGTTCAAGTGGAGGAGTGGCGTGTTTCTATTAGCTCTTGCAAAACATATTGAGTATATGAATGAAAGTAGTGGGAACACGAAGTTTAGAGGAGTATTATTGCTTATTGATGAATTGAACCGTTGTGAAGCTGATAAGGTTTTAGCAGAGTTCTTCACAATATATCCAGGAGTTGATCCTAGTCAGTGGAGGCTGCCTCAGACACTTATTGATGAAATTAAAAGCTATGATGATAAAGATGAAGCTGCTGAAATAATACTCAAATATATTAGAGCAAACAATAGTCTACCCTGGGGATTTAGAGTAATAGCAACAATTAACACATGGGATATAACCCATTTATATACACTAGGTTATGCCCTGCTTAGAAGATTCCATATTATAAGAGTATTCCCACAGAAAATCTCTGATTCTGAAGAAGAAGTTTTAAAGAGGATAGTCTTTAATAAAGCTAGGAAAGTACTTAAAGAGATCAGCAATGTTGATAATCAGAGACTTAGCGAGGTTGCCGAGGAATTAACGAAAATTTATAAAATATTTATTAACAACAACTTCCCATTAGGAATAGCTTATATAATTGAGTCCGTTATTGATGCATATAATCTTATTACCATGAATATTTCGAAGGATATCAAAAACGCTGTTGATGAAGCATTATCTAGATCTCTGGCTTCAATTCTCGATCCCGAGATATCTAAGATAATGATACCAAAGAAATACATTGATGCATTAGTGAATATTAAGAAAGTAGGAAAGCTAGATGATTATAGAGGACTTGTTGAAATGGTAGATAGTATTGTCTCAAAGTTCTGA
- a CDS encoding ATP-binding protein — translation MGFKQHVSVRKDVLDPSFDEKLAPEIYEVVYGTAPRIYKDPKEFFKRTYLTDSMRTILLEIGNTLTEGKGRKVYPIIAFFGGGKTHTLLTIYHAVLSPDSTHLLSDEVYKLYRNVKGVEIVVVYGKDSKLAPSPVKPLEKGSRKIKTLWGYLAYRLKRYELVERDDRNETCPDQSVLKELLQGLKVVILVDEILDYIDSILSSKYRNKEGYIREVVRFFDRLAQAVESTNNVLVITIAAEKKPEGIIEPQPRYKRISEFVRDLLDALLRVAGNVYAPISRNTELFNVIKKRLFSEVRVSEANDEIRRLINTYHEFKEVFGDTSKLEKDISETYPFHPSYISVLREIAERVTGNRTRFLMRISRLLLRKLLNSNEDPVLIMPWHIDPVELGVEGLFFMGDYSDYQKIYIDEIIALDKKIPRESAKRNLTKIILRTIFLSTYPYDSLKAEPVFPTSKEIAQMVYEPKFFETNRFKPVDIRDALTEIKISNYTVFLHYDESTDRYWYSRIASIKEWIRREAKRILEENRSYVENLLMENIHKLMTSRLIEIGRSREASVYSMEQFNYVEIFDTKNISVYKYASEAEVPDNSYYKLVAILYNKQEEIEELIYKFRGIERTYANTVVAVTISTRDKLESLLEYQALLRAAEIIMDRINELYSGYAKEIRDIERSIAAYQKRVFENILLTNILNFFDQVYYPVVRGSRRIVEKTYATTSDRSISEKVVSALSSPNIGKIVRSLNFESLKTYLSKVEIEINPGRKISVGDVINVFKTRPELPMIRESRIIDAIKEGVSNLEIALIDEFNRRYFKHIYSPSDITSFTDKDRGEVPTSIRESFIIMHWRDALREMLEEIKRDIEENNGARKDKGILKLNYYVIYRNNKYPIKDIEKFPDWEIILRDGFIVKEENILRTGINLIVEPSYIEISPDDSVDVRIEAQPLGDYRGNIKINVSSDVVTDHGVLEGQVPFKTWIKINGSKIRQQTLITIKAIDDYGNSYEGIIIVKPKTSIIIVEKPGVFEKGDILIGIKSLVNNKNYRDVLELINELNELVNKPDENVFIVNKMELHVESREYGVGNVLFKQADPVIVYEVISDLLGYMGSNISVKGSFEAEFTKEIIINSTLKRMLDKYIRYAGIEVTVVRRK, via the coding sequence ATGGGTTTCAAACAACATGTTTCTGTGAGGAAGGATGTTCTAGATCCAAGTTTTGACGAGAAACTAGCACCTGAGATCTATGAGGTTGTTTATGGTACAGCTCCTAGAATATATAAGGATCCTAAAGAGTTTTTCAAAAGAACATATCTTACGGATAGTATGAGGACTATTCTATTGGAGATCGGGAATACTCTAACTGAGGGGAAAGGACGCAAGGTTTATCCAATAATAGCCTTTTTCGGCGGAGGTAAGACGCATACATTACTAACTATTTATCACGCTGTTTTAAGCCCTGACTCAACGCATCTACTCTCAGATGAGGTCTATAAATTATATAGGAATGTTAAAGGTGTTGAAATAGTAGTTGTATATGGTAAGGATTCTAAATTAGCACCAAGCCCTGTAAAACCATTAGAGAAGGGATCGCGTAAAATAAAGACTTTATGGGGTTATCTAGCATATAGATTGAAGAGATACGAGCTTGTGGAAAGAGATGATAGAAACGAGACATGTCCTGATCAAAGTGTTCTTAAAGAACTATTGCAGGGACTCAAAGTTGTTATTCTTGTAGACGAGATTCTTGATTATATAGATTCTATTCTATCATCAAAATATAGGAATAAGGAGGGATATATAAGAGAGGTAGTTAGGTTTTTCGATAGACTAGCTCAAGCTGTTGAGTCAACAAACAATGTATTAGTAATAACTATTGCTGCTGAAAAGAAGCCTGAAGGAATAATAGAGCCTCAACCTAGATATAAGAGAATAAGCGAATTCGTAAGAGATCTCCTAGACGCTCTACTACGTGTAGCAGGCAACGTATATGCCCCAATATCTAGGAATACCGAACTCTTCAATGTTATAAAGAAGAGACTTTTCAGTGAAGTCAGAGTTAGTGAAGCCAACGATGAGATCCGCAGACTCATAAATACATATCATGAATTCAAGGAGGTATTTGGGGATACTAGTAAGCTCGAAAAAGATATTAGCGAGACCTATCCCTTCCATCCATCCTATATTAGTGTGCTCAGGGAAATAGCTGAAAGAGTTACCGGTAATAGGACCAGGTTCTTAATGAGAATATCCAGGCTACTGTTAAGAAAACTATTGAATAGCAATGAGGACCCAGTACTGATTATGCCATGGCACATTGACCCTGTCGAGCTAGGCGTTGAAGGCCTCTTCTTCATGGGAGATTATAGTGATTACCAAAAAATATATATTGATGAAATAATTGCACTAGATAAGAAAATCCCTAGAGAATCAGCAAAGAGAAACTTAACAAAAATAATTCTAAGAACAATATTCTTGTCAACCTATCCTTATGATAGTCTTAAAGCAGAACCCGTGTTTCCAACAAGCAAAGAAATCGCTCAAATGGTTTATGAACCAAAATTCTTCGAAACCAATAGATTTAAGCCAGTAGATATAAGAGATGCATTAACGGAGATCAAGATCAGCAACTATACTGTATTCCTACATTACGATGAATCAACCGATAGATACTGGTATTCTAGAATTGCATCCATCAAGGAATGGATTAGAAGAGAAGCTAAAAGAATCCTAGAAGAAAACAGGAGCTATGTCGAGAACCTGCTTATGGAGAATATACATAAATTAATGACCTCACGTTTAATCGAGATAGGCAGATCTAGAGAAGCTAGTGTTTATTCTATGGAACAATTTAATTATGTTGAAATATTCGATACAAAGAATATATCAGTTTATAAATATGCGTCAGAGGCGGAGGTTCCCGATAACAGTTACTATAAACTGGTTGCTATACTATATAATAAGCAAGAGGAGATCGAAGAACTGATCTATAAGTTTAGAGGAATTGAGAGAACGTATGCTAATACCGTTGTAGCAGTAACAATTTCAACAAGGGACAAGCTTGAATCGCTTCTCGAGTATCAAGCTCTTCTGAGAGCAGCGGAAATAATTATGGATAGAATTAATGAGCTGTATAGTGGTTATGCCAAGGAGATCAGGGATATTGAGAGAAGTATTGCAGCTTATCAGAAGAGAGTGTTCGAGAACATTTTATTAACGAATATTCTCAACTTCTTTGATCAAGTATATTATCCGGTAGTTAGGGGTTCTAGAAGAATTGTTGAGAAAACATATGCTACAACATCTGATAGATCAATTAGCGAAAAAGTTGTCTCAGCACTTAGCTCTCCAAACATCGGCAAAATAGTTAGATCATTAAATTTTGAATCGTTAAAGACTTATTTAAGCAAAGTGGAAATTGAGATAAACCCTGGGAGAAAGATCAGTGTTGGAGATGTTATCAACGTCTTTAAGACTAGGCCCGAACTACCTATGATAAGAGAAAGTAGAATAATAGATGCCATCAAAGAGGGTGTATCAAACCTGGAAATCGCCTTAATAGACGAGTTCAATAGAAGATACTTTAAACACATATACTCACCAAGCGATATTACGTCATTTACTGACAAGGATAGAGGAGAAGTGCCAACAAGTATTCGGGAAAGTTTTATTATAATGCATTGGCGAGACGCGCTAAGAGAGATGCTAGAAGAGATCAAGAGGGATATAGAAGAAAACAATGGGGCAAGGAAAGATAAGGGTATTCTCAAGTTAAACTACTACGTTATATACAGAAACAATAAGTATCCAATTAAGGATATCGAAAAGTTTCCGGACTGGGAAATAATTCTTAGAGACGGCTTCATTGTTAAGGAGGAAAATATTCTGAGAACAGGGATAAACCTGATAGTCGAACCATCATATATTGAGATTTCACCGGACGATAGCGTAGACGTGAGAATTGAGGCTCAACCTCTAGGAGATTATAGAGGTAATATTAAAATTAACGTATCTAGTGATGTAGTAACAGATCATGGAGTTCTTGAAGGACAAGTGCCATTTAAAACATGGATCAAAATTAATGGTTCAAAGATCAGGCAACAAACATTGATAACGATTAAGGCAATCGACGATTATGGTAATTCATATGAGGGAATAATAATTGTTAAGCCTAAGACCAGCATCATTATTGTTGAGAAACCAGGGGTTTTTGAAAAAGGAGATATATTGATCGGTATTAAGAGCTTAGTTAACAATAAGAACTATAGAGATGTGCTAGAGCTTATTAATGAATTAAATGAATTAGTAAATAAACCAGATGAGAATGTATTCATTGTTAATAAAATGGAACTACATGTGGAAAGCCGTGAGTATGGAGTGGGTAATGTTTTATTTAAACAAGCTGACCCAGTAATTGTCTATGAGGTTATTAGCGATCTGCTAGGTTATATGGGTTCAAATATATCTGTTAAGGGAAGCTTTGAGGCAGAATTTACAAAAGAAATAATTATTAATTCAACTCTTAAAAGAATGCTTGACAAATACATTAGATACGCCGGCATAGAAGTAACAGTTGTGAGGAGAAAATAA
- a CDS encoding DUF1156 domain-containing protein: MLEKKLIETPSFPSLEISEKAIAEKGPGRPSFWEMVFWWTRKPLITARAVIAGSIIPADKIDPEAFKQNILRLDKNTPHRFNPSFQGELAGLKKLFKETSLLDPFAGFGSIPLEALRLGVGKVTAVELLPTAVVFLKAVLEYPLKTVSDPKWKNLAKDVEKWGKWIIEQLKNDQDLKELYDEDIAVYIGTWEVQCPHCKRYTPLIGNYWLARVKKNNKYTRIAYMKPVKRNNRVDIEVIDVNKKYKISLLDENKIKSNKITIPRGEQTIELEVPEKNIDPKKKKAKCLYCRNKIGYINPETGQHYPDKSNLPTSLRKKVEFYPKYALKQWNKLLEKYLSGEISLEELKKAPARPRILVKVKTRGKDLEFEPATQEDQEKLWKALEKIKQIWGDPDIPTEPIEPYCSSTYHTIVWGIDKFYKLFNPRQLLTLIKTVKLIREAGKKIEEEKLKNGWSEKTVFNYTEAVMTYLTISLLRYSAFNSITATIRADTLMGAIVAGSLTFRGIAMVWNYGEISPYADITGSWTRNLRSIYNGLTYLVSIVSENSSNVKVMLDDATMLRKLSNEKFDIIVTDPPYRDDVPYAELSDFYYVWLKRALCDIENGRLVPMFHRDLFFRRVGAVWKPISTQWEFFAKREVSFNPGRYRDYAGNNQDAEKYAYERYLELLSDSFIAMREHLKDDGLLVTYYNHTDPDAWRDLLWAGWARGGFRITATWPLDTESKQSIVKRGKRSLDTSLIIVWRKRSQSSRVGVFSDVYREAVEVARNYSGDIWKKHRGLDAFIGVMGRVLEVVTSYDKIVFPARRNKLSNFLEIKSNGKDLESVSRIIREIVFPAAARGLIDYLVGTSMFNVGSPEALFYLLFKLVFLRDPETARKLLSKEKKLDASSITILSIASGIDVDDMVKKRIVDEKRVPSTNKKEYVLNAPLSIEPSRLRVFLEKRRGINPDKPRISNSVDALHVLEYYASRYDKNVFEKLVSKLREQPSGPSFIDEAKGIAYVICSYFEGDPEQRLSMRMLEYMGVKCGPAKPIHKTIDNYIK; encoded by the coding sequence ATTCTGGAAAAGAAACTAATAGAAACTCCCTCCTTCCCAAGCCTCGAGATCTCGGAAAAAGCAATCGCTGAGAAAGGACCTGGCAGACCCTCATTCTGGGAAATGGTTTTCTGGTGGACACGTAAACCATTAATAACAGCAAGAGCAGTAATAGCGGGGTCAATAATACCAGCAGACAAAATCGATCCAGAAGCGTTTAAACAGAACATTCTCAGATTAGACAAGAATACTCCACACAGGTTTAATCCAAGTTTTCAGGGAGAACTAGCTGGTTTAAAGAAATTGTTTAAAGAAACAAGTTTGCTAGATCCCTTCGCAGGATTTGGCTCAATACCCCTAGAAGCACTAAGACTAGGCGTGGGAAAAGTAACAGCAGTAGAACTATTGCCAACAGCAGTTGTATTCTTGAAAGCAGTCCTGGAATATCCTCTAAAAACAGTTAGTGATCCTAAATGGAAAAACCTGGCTAAGGATGTAGAGAAATGGGGTAAATGGATTATTGAACAATTAAAAAATGATCAAGATCTAAAAGAACTATATGACGAAGATATAGCAGTATACATAGGAACATGGGAAGTCCAATGCCCCCATTGTAAAAGATATACACCGCTAATAGGAAACTATTGGCTAGCAAGAGTGAAGAAAAATAATAAGTACACTAGAATAGCTTATATGAAGCCAGTAAAAAGAAACAATAGAGTAGATATCGAGGTAATAGATGTAAACAAAAAATACAAAATCTCCTTACTTGACGAGAACAAAATTAAATCAAATAAAATAACCATACCTAGAGGAGAACAAACCATAGAGCTTGAAGTCCCAGAGAAAAACATTGATCCAAAAAAGAAGAAAGCAAAATGTCTATACTGCAGAAACAAAATAGGATACATAAACCCAGAAACAGGACAACACTACCCCGATAAATCAAATTTGCCAACATCTCTCAGAAAAAAAGTCGAATTCTACCCCAAATACGCTCTAAAACAATGGAACAAACTCCTCGAGAAATACTTGTCCGGAGAAATAAGCCTAGAAGAACTCAAAAAAGCACCCGCAAGACCCAGAATACTAGTCAAGGTAAAGACCAGAGGTAAAGACCTAGAATTCGAGCCAGCAACACAAGAAGACCAAGAAAAACTATGGAAAGCACTAGAAAAAATAAAACAAATATGGGGAGACCCAGACATACCAACAGAGCCGATAGAGCCATACTGTTCATCTACTTATCATACAATTGTATGGGGTATTGACAAATTCTATAAACTCTTTAACCCACGCCAACTCCTAACCCTAATCAAAACAGTCAAGCTAATACGAGAAGCTGGCAAGAAAATAGAAGAAGAAAAGCTCAAGAATGGCTGGAGTGAAAAGACGGTATTTAATTATACGGAAGCGGTAATGACTTATCTTACAATATCCCTGTTAAGATATTCAGCGTTTAATTCTATTACAGCGACTATAAGAGCAGACACATTAATGGGCGCAATTGTTGCTGGCTCATTAACGTTTAGAGGAATTGCTATGGTTTGGAATTATGGAGAAATTTCTCCTTACGCAGACATTACCGGTTCTTGGACGAGAAATTTAAGGAGCATATATAATGGCTTAACATATCTTGTATCTATAGTGTCCGAAAATTCTAGTAATGTTAAAGTTATGCTTGATGATGCTACAATGCTTAGAAAACTCAGTAATGAAAAGTTTGATATAATAGTTACTGATCCACCTTATAGGGATGATGTTCCTTATGCTGAGCTTAGTGATTTTTATTATGTCTGGTTGAAGCGTGCCTTGTGTGATATCGAGAATGGTAGGCTTGTTCCGATGTTTCATCGGGACTTATTCTTTAGACGTGTTGGTGCTGTTTGGAAGCCTATTAGTACTCAGTGGGAATTCTTTGCTAAGCGCGAGGTTAGTTTTAATCCTGGACGTTACAGGGATTATGCTGGAAATAATCAGGATGCTGAAAAATATGCTTATGAACGCTACTTAGAGCTCCTCAGCGATTCTTTCATAGCTATGAGGGAGCATTTGAAGGATGATGGGTTGCTTGTTACGTATTATAATCATACTGATCCGGATGCTTGGCGGGATCTATTATGGGCTGGTTGGGCTAGGGGTGGCTTCAGGATTACTGCTACTTGGCCTCTTGATACTGAGAGTAAGCAGTCTATTGTTAAGAGGGGTAAGCGCAGTCTGGATACTAGTTTGATCATTGTTTGGAGGAAGAGATCACAAAGTAGTCGGGTTGGTGTTTTTAGTGATGTATACCGTGAGGCGGTGGAAGTTGCTAGAAACTATTCAGGGGATATTTGGAAAAAACATAGGGGACTAGATGCTTTTATTGGTGTAATGGGTAGGGTTTTAGAAGTTGTAACAAGCTATGATAAAATAGTGTTTCCAGCGAGAAGGAATAAGCTTAGCAACTTTCTGGAGATTAAAAGCAATGGAAAAGATCTGGAGTCTGTTAGCAGAATTATACGTGAAATAGTATTCCCCGCTGCTGCTCGCGGATTGATAGATTATTTAGTTGGTACGTCTATGTTCAATGTTGGTTCTCCAGAAGCTCTGTTCTATCTCTTATTCAAGCTAGTGTTTCTAAGGGATCCTGAGACGGCTCGTAAACTTCTTTCTAAGGAGAAGAAGCTTGATGCTAGCAGTATAACCATATTATCTATTGCTTCAGGCATAGATGTGGATGATATGGTTAAAAAGAGGATAGTAGATGAGAAGCGAGTACCGTCTACTAATAAGAAGGAGTATGTGTTGAATGCGCCTCTAAGCATCGAACCAAGTAGGCTGAGGGTTTTCTTGGAGAAGCGTAGAGGAATTAATCCAGATAAGCCGAGGATAAGTAATAGTGTTGATGCGCTTCATGTTCTCGAATACTATGCTTCTAGATATGATAAAAACGTATTTGAGAAGCTTGTTTCAAAGCTTCGAGAACAACCTAGTGGGCCTAGCTTTATTGATGAAGCTAAGGGTATAGCATATGTTATCTGTAGCTATTTCGAAGGCGATCCGGAGCAACGGCTCTCCATGAGAATGCTTGAATATATGGGCGTTAAATGCGGTCCAGCCAAGCCCATTCATAAAACTATTGATAACTACATAAAGTAA
- a CDS encoding ATP-binding protein produces MVMYHLSDALRKAYECSRNRNCIEREAEGSQIEAIRLFKKVAKGYLGLGAVQGPPGTGKTSVFDLGTREILDEVLSYKGKILYLYIAPTNHLVVEAFTRFVANLFYKGYDVNVILDLIRVYGSKIEPCKKEFRDVSINNKILPCNEIKKLMKSIDPRNVRFVFATEYQRITPKLVEKPDEIRFIVDEASKTPFFRVFLPIARSIIRNPEETYPKSMIVLGDPQQAISIAAEFKTFRIPLLMNYIKSVLERHNLEEYYKFLDTTFRLPGPTETPISRGFYEGKLKAKEHFKVRYNKLLAGGLEDVLDKSKTKMGKILDLSKSTVKRVTETIDEALINGIPLIVFETRKFPPGDTYDRSRAYLGYLTGLYLSIISIILHGGNPAFGISLTAPYSDLAYSTGYYLKKKLIETGISTDHLRYATVQSIIGGEDDVIVTMLGKEWLAGDDFSYYSFATTRPETMYFSEHQVLNVQLSRHRLLMIIIGNIDRLKHSAHYAKNKGKHISQYRIAGESIEKTIEGIELLKDGGSVIIRELFKIV; encoded by the coding sequence ATGGTAATGTATCACTTATCGGATGCGCTTCGTAAGGCTTACGAGTGTTCACGTAATAGGAATTGTATAGAGAGGGAGGCTGAAGGATCACAGATTGAAGCAATCAGGTTATTCAAGAAAGTAGCTAAGGGCTACCTAGGATTAGGCGCTGTCCAAGGCCCTCCAGGAACAGGTAAGACTAGTGTTTTCGATTTAGGTACTAGAGAAATATTAGATGAAGTTCTTAGTTATAAGGGGAAAATTCTCTATCTATATATTGCTCCGACAAATCATCTTGTTGTTGAGGCTTTTACAAGATTTGTTGCAAACTTGTTTTATAAGGGCTATGATGTTAATGTAATTCTTGATCTAATACGTGTTTATGGATCAAAAATTGAGCCATGTAAAAAAGAGTTTAGGGATGTATCAATAAATAATAAAATTCTACCGTGCAACGAGATCAAAAAGCTAATGAAAAGTATTGATCCTAGAAATGTCAGGTTCGTGTTTGCAACAGAATATCAGAGAATAACTCCGAAACTAGTTGAAAAACCTGATGAGATAAGATTTATTGTTGACGAGGCTAGTAAAACTCCCTTTTTCAGAGTTTTCCTGCCAATAGCGAGAAGCATTATTAGGAATCCTGAGGAAACATATCCTAAGTCGATGATCGTTCTTGGAGATCCTCAACAAGCAATTTCTATTGCAGCAGAATTTAAAACATTTCGTATACCATTGTTAATGAATTATATTAAATCCGTACTTGAAAGACATAATTTAGAAGAATACTATAAGTTTCTCGACACAACTTTTAGATTACCGGGGCCCACTGAAACGCCGATAAGCAGAGGTTTTTATGAAGGAAAACTCAAAGCAAAAGAGCATTTCAAAGTTAGATATAATAAGTTATTGGCCGGCGGCTTAGAGGATGTACTAGATAAATCTAAAACAAAAATGGGGAAAATACTAGATCTTTCAAAATCTACTGTTAAACGTGTTACTGAAACAATTGATGAAGCACTAATAAATGGTATACCATTAATTGTTTTCGAAACAAGAAAATTCCCACCTGGAGATACTTATGATAGAAGCAGGGCGTATTTAGGCTACTTAACAGGTCTCTATCTCTCAATAATATCTATAATATTGCATGGAGGCAATCCAGCTTTTGGAATAAGCTTAACAGCACCATATAGTGATTTAGCTTATAGTACAGGATATTATTTGAAGAAAAAACTAATAGAAACCGGTATAAGCACTGATCACCTTAGATATGCAACTGTCCAATCAATAATTGGAGGCGAAGACGACGTTATAGTGACTATGCTTGGAAAAGAATGGTTGGCCGGAGATGACTTCTCATATTATTCATTCGCCACTACTAGGCCTGAAACAATGTATTTTAGTGAGCACCAAGTTTTAAATGTACAGTTAAGCAGGCATAGATTATTAATGATAATAATAGGAAATATAGACCGGCTCAAGCATTCAGCACACTATGCTAAAAATAAGGGCAAACATATTTCTCAGTATAGAATCGCCGGGGAATCCATAGAGAAAACAATAGAGGGTATTGAGTTACTTAAGGATGGTGGTAGTGTTATAATACGTGAGTTATTCAAAATAGTTTAA